A region of Streptomyces sp. WMMC500 DNA encodes the following proteins:
- a CDS encoding GNAT family N-acetyltransferase, with protein MTLRYELDPAITPALRDGICTLWADVSNAGGAVGFVPPVTAADIRPELVKHLAAMAEGRTHLLAALDAAGRPAGTAFLTLNTHRLMRHWCWLYTVMVHPDRQGTGEGRNLMAAAADAARRLPGIRGIRLTCRGGTGVDNFYASCGYKEVGRVPDAIRVAEDDYRDDITMWLPLHT; from the coding sequence ATGACCCTGCGCTACGAGCTGGACCCGGCGATCACCCCTGCGCTGCGGGACGGCATATGCACGCTCTGGGCCGACGTCAGCAACGCGGGCGGCGCCGTGGGCTTCGTACCCCCGGTGACGGCCGCGGACATCCGCCCGGAGCTGGTCAAGCACCTCGCGGCCATGGCGGAGGGCCGCACCCACCTGCTCGCCGCCCTGGACGCGGCGGGCCGCCCGGCCGGGACCGCCTTCCTGACGCTCAACACGCATCGCCTGATGCGGCATTGGTGCTGGCTCTACACCGTGATGGTTCACCCCGACCGCCAGGGCACGGGCGAGGGCCGCAACCTGATGGCCGCCGCGGCGGACGCGGCGCGCCGACTGCCGGGGATCCGGGGGATCCGGCTGACGTGCCGGGGCGGGACGGGGGTCGACAACTTCTACGCGTCCTGCGGCTACAAGGAGGTCGGCCGCGTGCCGGACGCGATACGCGTGGCCGAGGACGACTACCGCGACGACATCACGATGTGGCTGCCGCTGCATACTTGA
- a CDS encoding menaquinone biosynthesis decarboxylase, whose product MAYDDLRSLLRALERDGDLKRIKAEVDPYLEVGEITDRVNKAGGPALLFENVKGSAMPLAMNVFGTDRRLLKALGLTSYAEIGERIGGLLKPELPQGFTGVREAFGKLGSMAHVPPRKAKDGPVQEVVLTGDDVDLDTIPALFTWPQDGGSFYNLGLTHTKDPETGVRNLGLYRLQRHDRRTIAMHWQIHKDSRNHYQVAARRGEKLPVAIAFGCPPAVTYAATAPLPGDMDEYMLAGFIGGKRVEMVDCKTVPLQVPAHAEVVLEGWLEPGRELPEGPFGDHTGFYTPQEPFPALTIDAVTMRRRPLLQSIVVGRPPTEDGPLGRATERFFLPLLKVIVPDIVDYHLPEAGGFHNCAIVSIDKKYPKHAQKVMSAIWGAHMMSLTKLIVVVDADCDVHDLQEVAWRALGNTDYARDLSVVEGPVDHLDHASYQQFWGGKAGIDATAKLPEEGYTRGWPDMVVSDPATAAKVDARWREYGL is encoded by the coding sequence ATGGCTTACGACGATCTCCGCTCGCTGCTGCGGGCCCTCGAGCGCGACGGCGACCTCAAGCGCATCAAGGCCGAGGTCGATCCGTACCTCGAAGTCGGCGAGATCACCGACCGCGTGAACAAGGCCGGCGGCCCCGCCCTCCTCTTCGAGAACGTCAAGGGCTCCGCCATGCCCCTGGCGATGAACGTCTTCGGCACCGACCGCCGGCTCCTCAAAGCCCTCGGCCTCACCTCGTACGCGGAGATCGGCGAGCGCATCGGCGGGCTGCTCAAGCCCGAGCTGCCGCAGGGCTTCACTGGTGTACGCGAGGCGTTCGGCAAGCTCGGCTCCATGGCGCACGTGCCGCCGCGGAAGGCGAAGGACGGCCCCGTGCAGGAGGTCGTGCTCACCGGCGACGACGTCGACCTCGACACGATCCCCGCGCTCTTCACCTGGCCCCAGGACGGCGGGTCCTTCTACAACCTGGGCCTCACCCACACCAAGGACCCCGAGACCGGCGTCCGCAACCTCGGCCTCTACCGCCTCCAGCGCCACGACCGCCGCACCATCGCCATGCACTGGCAGATCCACAAGGACAGCCGCAACCACTACCAGGTCGCCGCCCGCCGCGGCGAGAAGCTGCCCGTGGCCATCGCCTTCGGCTGCCCGCCGGCCGTGACGTACGCGGCGACCGCGCCGCTGCCCGGCGACATGGACGAGTACATGCTCGCCGGCTTCATCGGCGGCAAACGCGTCGAGATGGTCGACTGCAAGACCGTGCCGCTCCAGGTCCCCGCGCACGCCGAAGTGGTGCTCGAAGGCTGGCTGGAGCCCGGCAGGGAGCTGCCGGAGGGCCCGTTCGGCGACCACACCGGCTTCTACACCCCGCAGGAGCCGTTCCCCGCCCTGACCATCGACGCCGTCACGATGCGCCGCCGCCCGCTGCTGCAGTCCATCGTCGTCGGCCGCCCGCCGACCGAGGACGGGCCGCTGGGGCGGGCCACCGAGCGGTTCTTCCTGCCACTGCTGAAGGTGATCGTGCCGGACATCGTGGACTACCACCTGCCGGAGGCGGGCGGCTTCCACAACTGCGCGATCGTCTCGATCGACAAGAAGTACCCGAAGCACGCGCAGAAGGTGATGTCCGCGATCTGGGGCGCGCACATGATGTCGCTGACCAAGCTGATCGTCGTCGTCGACGCCGACTGCGACGTGCACGACCTCCAGGAGGTCGCCTGGCGGGCACTCGGCAACACCGACTACGCCCGCGACCTGTCCGTCGTCGAGGGCCCGGTGGACCACCTCGACCACGCCTCCTACCAGCAGTTCTGGGGCGGCAAGGCGGGCATCGACGCCACCGCGAAGCTGCCCGAGGAGGGCTACACGCGCGGCTGGCCGGACATGGTCGTCTCCGATCCGGCCACGGCGGCGAAGGTCGACGCGCGCTGGCGGGAGTACGGCCTGTGA
- a CDS encoding UbiX family flavin prenyltransferase yields the protein MEPPHQTPYEDPHGQSYEEPYAERPGRGRRRPWVVGVSGASGTPYAAAVLRALLHAGEAVDLVVSRAARLTVLDETGGPFRDAHWRDDLRRWLAAGADGRPGAFGAEPDLADVRHWAAGDLAAGPSSGSYPVKGMIVVPASTAAVAGIALGLSKDLLQRAASVTLKEGRPLVVVVRETPLPGPTLRQMVALDEAGAVVLPAAPAFYAGATGIQDLVDFVAGRALDAAGVAHKLYRRWEGELGRRPR from the coding sequence GTGGAGCCGCCGCACCAGACGCCGTACGAGGACCCGCACGGGCAGTCGTACGAGGAGCCGTACGCCGAACGGCCCGGCCGGGGTCGACGCCGGCCCTGGGTCGTCGGCGTCTCCGGGGCCTCCGGGACCCCGTACGCAGCCGCCGTGCTGCGCGCGCTGCTGCACGCCGGGGAGGCCGTCGACCTCGTCGTCAGCCGGGCCGCGCGGCTGACGGTGCTGGACGAGACCGGGGGCCCGTTCCGCGACGCGCACTGGCGCGACGACCTGCGGCGCTGGCTCGCCGCCGGCGCCGACGGCCGGCCCGGCGCGTTCGGCGCCGAGCCGGATCTGGCGGACGTACGGCACTGGGCGGCCGGGGATCTGGCGGCCGGGCCCTCCTCCGGTTCGTACCCCGTGAAGGGCATGATCGTCGTCCCGGCGTCGACGGCCGCGGTCGCCGGCATCGCGCTCGGGCTCTCCAAGGACCTGCTGCAGCGCGCGGCGAGCGTGACGCTGAAGGAGGGCCGGCCGCTGGTCGTCGTCGTACGGGAGACGCCGCTGCCCGGGCCGACGCTGCGGCAGATGGTCGCCCTGGACGAGGCGGGCGCCGTGGTGCTCCCGGCCGCGCCGGCCTTCTACGCCGGGGCCACCGGCATCCAGGACCTCGTGGACTTCGTCGCCGGCCGCGCCCTGGACGCCGCGGGCGTGGCGCACAAGCTCTATCGCAGATGGGAAGGGGAGCTGGGGCGCCGCCCCCGCTGA
- the mqnP gene encoding menaquinone biosynthesis prenyltransferase MqnP has translation MTAAGSVVGPGPARPGSAVRAFLRLVMIEHSVFALPFAYIAALTAMLVDGDGTVEWGTLLLVTVAMVALRTFAMAANRIIDREIDGRNPRTAHRELVTGAVSVRSAWTGALIALAIFLGAAALLNPLCLALAPVAAVPMVVYPYGKRFTNYPHAILGLAQAIGPIGAWLAVTGEWSWPAVLLGLAVGIWIGGFDLIYACQDVDSDRAQGIRSVPARFGVAGALYGARAAHVVTMALLVWYALATDAGAPFWVGLAVVAGVFAYEHAIVRPDDLSRLNRAFFTLNGVIGIVLFCCAATDLFVRDLSL, from the coding sequence GTGACGGCCGCGGGGAGCGTCGTCGGCCCGGGTCCCGCCCGGCCGGGCAGCGCGGTACGCGCTTTTCTGCGGCTGGTGATGATCGAGCACTCGGTCTTCGCGCTGCCGTTCGCGTACATCGCCGCGCTGACGGCGATGCTGGTCGACGGCGACGGGACCGTCGAGTGGGGGACGCTGCTGCTCGTCACGGTCGCGATGGTGGCGCTGCGGACGTTCGCGATGGCCGCGAACCGGATCATCGACCGCGAGATCGACGGCCGCAACCCGCGCACCGCGCACCGCGAACTGGTCACCGGCGCGGTCTCCGTCCGCTCGGCGTGGACGGGTGCGCTGATCGCGCTGGCGATCTTCCTCGGCGCCGCGGCGCTGCTGAACCCGCTGTGCCTGGCGCTGGCGCCGGTCGCGGCCGTGCCGATGGTGGTCTATCCGTACGGCAAGCGGTTCACGAACTACCCGCACGCGATCCTGGGGCTCGCCCAGGCGATCGGGCCGATCGGCGCGTGGCTGGCGGTGACGGGGGAGTGGTCGTGGCCCGCGGTGCTGCTGGGGCTCGCGGTGGGCATCTGGATCGGCGGCTTCGACCTGATCTACGCCTGCCAGGACGTCGACAGCGACCGCGCCCAGGGCATCCGCTCGGTCCCGGCCCGCTTCGGCGTTGCCGGGGCGCTGTACGGGGCGCGGGCGGCGCACGTCGTGACGATGGCGCTGCTCGTCTGGTACGCGCTGGCGACGGACGCGGGCGCGCCGTTCTGGGTGGGCCTGGCGGTGGTGGCGGGGGTGTTCGCGTACGAGCACGCCATCGTGCGCCCGGACGACCTGAGCCGGCTGAACCGGGCGTTCTTCACGCTGAACGGCGTGATCGGCATCGTCCTCTTCTGCTGCGCGGCGACGGACCTCTTCGTACGCGACCTCAGTCTGTGA
- a CDS encoding DUF5995 family protein, translating into MAENIDEVVEELAEIVGQARAAGDRAGYFAALYRQVTVEVRTAIQEGRFDDGPRMDRFDTLFGNRYFDAYDAWRRDRSGPRCWREAFGLLDDADTVIIQHVILGVNAHINLDLAIAAARTAPGAGIHSLRRDFLLINDILAGVVLKVQDAIGDLSPLMSLLDQVGARTDERILDFSVRQSREEAWHNAVLLAGQSEEERAATLERLDVRAEVLARLIARPGGLVRPALQLIASTESDDVPAVIAHLDTAMERPAAARRPG; encoded by the coding sequence GTGGCGGAGAACATCGACGAAGTCGTGGAGGAGCTCGCGGAGATCGTGGGGCAGGCCCGCGCGGCCGGTGACCGGGCCGGATACTTCGCGGCGTTGTACCGGCAGGTGACCGTCGAGGTGCGTACGGCCATACAGGAGGGGCGGTTCGACGACGGGCCCCGCATGGACCGCTTCGACACGCTCTTCGGCAACCGCTACTTCGACGCGTACGACGCGTGGCGCCGCGACCGGAGCGGGCCGCGCTGCTGGCGGGAGGCGTTCGGGCTGCTCGACGACGCCGACACCGTCATCATCCAGCACGTGATCCTCGGGGTGAACGCGCACATCAACCTCGACCTGGCCATCGCCGCCGCGCGGACCGCCCCGGGCGCCGGCATCCACTCGCTGCGGCGCGACTTCCTGCTGATCAACGACATCCTGGCGGGGGTGGTGCTGAAGGTGCAGGACGCGATCGGCGACCTGTCGCCGCTGATGTCGCTGCTGGACCAGGTCGGGGCCCGTACCGACGAGCGGATCCTCGACTTCAGCGTCCGCCAGTCCCGCGAGGAGGCGTGGCACAACGCCGTGCTGCTCGCCGGCCAGAGCGAGGAGGAGCGCGCGGCCACCCTCGAACGGCTCGACGTGCGGGCCGAGGTGCTCGCCCGGCTGATCGCCCGCCCGGGCGGGCTCGTCCGTCCGGCGCTGCAACTGATCGCGAGCACCGAAAGCGACGACGTACCGGCCGTCATCGCCCATCTGGACACGGCCATGGAACGCCCCGCCGCCGCGCGCCGGCCGGGGTGA
- a CDS encoding rhomboid family intramembrane serine protease: MKRAALLMLAWVALLWVLEAVDQAGGNELDRYAITPREFGELRDVLPASFMHFGWDHLSANTGPLLVLGFIAAIRGVGRFVGVAAVIMLVSGLGVWLVSPAGSNTAGASGVVFGLFGYVVVRGFVDRRMADVLIGIVVALVYGSMVWGALPTDQVVEQSISWQAHLFGLLGGVLAAFYFSDRRRMASGAG; encoded by the coding sequence GTGAAGCGCGCCGCGCTGCTGATGCTCGCGTGGGTGGCGCTGCTGTGGGTGCTGGAGGCCGTCGACCAGGCGGGCGGCAACGAGCTGGACAGGTACGCGATCACGCCGCGCGAGTTCGGTGAGCTGCGGGACGTGCTCCCGGCGTCGTTCATGCACTTCGGCTGGGACCACCTGTCGGCGAACACGGGGCCGCTGCTGGTGCTCGGCTTCATCGCGGCGATACGCGGGGTCGGCCGGTTCGTCGGCGTGGCCGCGGTGATCATGCTGGTGAGCGGGCTCGGGGTGTGGCTGGTCTCACCCGCGGGGTCGAACACGGCGGGTGCGTCGGGCGTCGTCTTCGGCCTCTTCGGCTACGTGGTGGTGCGCGGCTTCGTCGACCGGCGCATGGCCGACGTGCTGATCGGCATCGTGGTCGCGTTGGTGTACGGCTCGATGGTGTGGGGCGCCCTGCCGACGGACCAGGTCGTGGAGCAGTCGATCTCCTGGCAGGCCCACCTCTTCGGCCTGCTGGGCGGGGTGCTGGCGGCGTTCTACTTCAGCGACCGCAGGCGAATGGCGAGCGGAGCGGGCTGA
- a CDS encoding type II toxin-antitoxin system RelE/ParE family toxin, which translates to MSHGVVWETDALNAAAGFLDDDPAGLRALFDGIDALATEQRPKNSAPWGGDKRRLGVGRYRAIYRIDDGRVTVLVLHVGRTAE; encoded by the coding sequence GTGAGCCACGGGGTCGTCTGGGAGACCGACGCCTTGAACGCCGCCGCGGGCTTCCTCGATGACGACCCCGCCGGGCTCCGGGCGCTCTTCGACGGCATCGACGCCCTCGCTACGGAGCAGCGCCCGAAGAACTCGGCTCCCTGGGGCGGTGACAAGCGACGACTAGGGGTCGGCCGCTACCGGGCGATCTACCGCATCGACGACGGCAGGGTCACCGTGCTCGTACTCCACGTCGGCCGCACCGCGGAGTGA
- a CDS encoding PLD nuclease N-terminal domain-containing protein: MLRYLPFLLVLAVWIYAFIDCLNTPEKEVRNLPKLVWVAIIVLFGSVLFGPLAWLVGGRPRGRPVIAGEGAGGGAGRPGRRGRWVAPDDNPDFLRSLEEDRQEEQRREERRRREEKDERGRERDEEGPEGRQGPDGDRR; the protein is encoded by the coding sequence ATGCTCAGGTATCTGCCGTTTCTCCTGGTCCTGGCAGTGTGGATCTACGCGTTCATCGACTGCCTGAACACCCCGGAGAAGGAAGTACGGAACCTGCCCAAGCTGGTCTGGGTGGCGATCATCGTGCTCTTCGGCTCGGTGCTCTTCGGTCCGCTGGCGTGGCTGGTCGGCGGCCGGCCGCGGGGCCGCCCGGTGATCGCCGGCGAGGGCGCCGGCGGGGGCGCGGGGCGGCCGGGGCGGCGCGGCCGGTGGGTGGCGCCCGACGACAACCCGGACTTCCTCCGCTCGCTGGAGGAGGACCGGCAGGAGGAGCAGCGGCGGGAGGAGCGGCGGCGCCGGGAGGAGAAGGACGAGCGCGGCCGGGAGCGGGACGAGGAAGGCCCGGAAGGGCGCCAGGGACCCGACGGGGACCGTCGCTGA
- a CDS encoding Lrp/AsnC family transcriptional regulator: protein MDAVDRQLIQALRENGRASYAELGRLVGLSGPSVTDRINRLESAGVITGYRATVDAAQLGLGVTALIGISLAEAVDHDDVADRLRDLPEIEDCFFIAGADSFMLKVRAPDVDGLGKTVRRLSRISGVSQTATTVVLSTMWESRVGQIAEE, encoded by the coding sequence ATGGACGCCGTCGACAGACAGCTCATCCAGGCACTGCGGGAGAACGGCCGGGCCTCGTACGCCGAGCTGGGCCGGCTCGTGGGGCTCTCCGGACCCAGCGTCACGGACCGGATCAACCGCCTGGAGTCCGCCGGAGTGATCACCGGCTACCGCGCCACGGTCGACGCCGCCCAGTTGGGCCTGGGCGTCACCGCGCTCATCGGGATCTCGCTCGCCGAGGCCGTGGACCACGACGACGTCGCGGACCGGCTGCGGGACCTGCCGGAGATCGAGGACTGCTTCTTCATCGCCGGGGCGGACTCGTTCATGCTCAAGGTGCGGGCGCCGGACGTGGACGGGCTGGGGAAGACGGTCAGGCGGCTGTCGCGCATCTCGGGCGTCTCGCAGACGGCGACGACGGTGGTGCTGTCCACGATGTGGGAGAGCAGGGTGGGGCAGATCGCCGAGGAGTAG
- a CDS encoding type II toxin-antitoxin system Phd/YefM family antitoxin — translation MSETLPIAQARSRFGALVRRAALGRERTIITDHGEPAAMIVGIGDIEDLEDALAVAQYEARKARGEDTYVPHDEVRKRLGFDT, via the coding sequence ATGAGTGAGACACTGCCCATCGCACAGGCACGCAGCCGGTTCGGCGCGCTCGTCCGCCGTGCCGCTCTCGGCCGCGAGCGCACCATCATCACCGACCACGGCGAGCCAGCCGCCATGATCGTCGGCATAGGGGACATCGAGGACCTCGAAGACGCCCTCGCCGTCGCGCAGTACGAAGCCCGCAAGGCCCGCGGCGAGGACACGTACGTGCCGCACGACGAGGTGCGCAAACGGCTGGGATTCGACACGTGA
- a CDS encoding PLD nuclease N-terminal domain-containing protein: MLRYLPFMIFLGVVIYALIDCATTKKEDAKHLPKVAWLILIVLFPLLGSLGWLIAGRNRRRPSAAGGRAGGGSGGGTGGGRRSTWVAPDDNPEFLKKLGDENAKDDSNEGTEDDGDEKGDGDGRRDGGPRKD; the protein is encoded by the coding sequence GTGCTCCGCTACCTGCCGTTCATGATCTTCCTCGGCGTGGTGATCTACGCGCTGATCGACTGCGCGACCACGAAGAAGGAGGACGCCAAGCACCTCCCCAAGGTCGCCTGGCTCATCCTCATCGTCCTGTTCCCGCTGCTGGGTTCCCTGGGCTGGCTGATAGCGGGCCGGAACCGCCGCCGCCCCTCGGCCGCGGGCGGGCGCGCCGGCGGGGGGTCCGGCGGGGGCACCGGGGGCGGACGGCGCTCGACGTGGGTGGCGCCGGACGACAACCCGGAGTTCCTGAAGAAGCTGGGCGACGAGAACGCGAAAGACGACAGCAACGAGGGCACTGAGGACGACGGGGACGAGAAGGGCGACGGGGACGGCAGGCGGGACGGCGGCCCGCGCAAGGACTGA
- a CDS encoding DUF4229 domain-containing protein translates to MTPKPNPAVRYTAMRLGVFVASFVILAVLVRIRALPAGLGDSNYLWVMLLAIVVSAPLSFILLRRQREEMSEQIVGRVQKSKDRLAANRSREDEADDEARGASGASGAA, encoded by the coding sequence GTGACCCCCAAGCCGAACCCCGCCGTCCGCTACACCGCCATGCGCCTCGGCGTCTTCGTCGCGTCGTTCGTGATCCTCGCCGTCCTGGTCCGGATCCGCGCCCTCCCGGCGGGCCTGGGCGACTCGAACTACCTGTGGGTCATGCTGCTCGCGATCGTCGTCTCCGCGCCGCTGAGCTTCATCCTGCTGCGCAGGCAGCGGGAGGAGATGTCGGAGCAGATCGTGGGCCGGGTGCAGAAGTCGAAGGACCGGCTGGCGGCGAACCGCAGCCGGGAGGACGAGGCGGACGACGAGGCGCGGGGCGCGTCGGGTGCGTCGGGCGCTGCGTAG
- a CDS encoding RNA polymerase sigma-70 factor has product MSGKERETGPASPAGDSAGDPPPGHPPPGDPFSDHHRLLFGTAYRLLGSVADTEDVLQDAWLAWHRTDRTAVRNPRAYLVRTVTNLSLNRLTSARATRERYVGPWLPEPLLTSPDVADEAELAESVSTAMLVVLETLSPVERAVFVLREAFGFSHAEIAGFLDRPEPTVRQIARRARAHVDSRRPRFDADADRRTEVTTRFMAAAAGGDLNAVMELLAPDVTAWTDGGGVVAAARRPLHGPDHVARWLLGVLRKPISTDVRLRPATINGEAGILIDQSGTVIGTLSYDLTAGLVRHLHIQLNPAKLRGLHGSPPGRRSPGCGSTVEVSPPAGQDDGSERHE; this is encoded by the coding sequence ATGAGCGGCAAGGAGCGGGAGACCGGGCCCGCATCCCCGGCGGGTGACTCGGCGGGCGACCCGCCCCCCGGCCACCCGCCCCCCGGCGACCCGTTCTCCGACCACCACCGGCTCCTCTTCGGCACCGCGTACCGCCTCCTCGGCAGCGTCGCCGACACCGAGGACGTACTCCAGGACGCCTGGCTGGCCTGGCACAGGACCGACCGCACCGCCGTCCGCAACCCCCGCGCGTACCTCGTCCGCACCGTCACCAATCTCTCCCTCAACCGCCTCACCTCCGCCCGCGCCACCCGCGAGCGCTACGTCGGCCCCTGGCTCCCCGAGCCGCTGCTCACCTCGCCCGACGTCGCCGACGAGGCCGAACTGGCGGAGAGCGTCTCGACCGCGATGCTCGTCGTGCTGGAGACGCTCTCGCCCGTCGAGCGCGCGGTGTTCGTGCTCCGCGAGGCGTTCGGCTTCTCGCACGCCGAGATCGCCGGGTTCCTCGACCGCCCCGAGCCGACCGTCCGCCAGATCGCCCGCCGCGCCCGCGCCCACGTGGACTCCCGGCGCCCCCGCTTCGACGCCGACGCCGACCGTCGTACGGAGGTCACCACCCGCTTCATGGCCGCTGCCGCCGGCGGCGACCTCAACGCAGTCATGGAACTGCTCGCCCCCGACGTCACTGCCTGGACCGACGGCGGCGGCGTGGTCGCCGCGGCCCGGCGCCCGCTGCACGGGCCGGACCACGTGGCCCGCTGGCTGCTCGGCGTACTGCGCAAGCCGATCTCGACGGACGTACGCCTGCGGCCCGCGACGATCAACGGCGAGGCGGGGATCCTCATCGACCAGTCCGGCACGGTGATCGGGACCCTGTCGTACGACCTCACCGCCGGCCTCGTACGCCACCTGCACATCCAACTGAACCCGGCCAAACTCCGCGGCCTGCACGGCAGTCCCCCCGGCCGGCGATCACCCGGGTGCGGGTCTACCGTCGAGGTGTCCCCACCGGCGGGACAAGACGACGGGAGTGAGCGCCATGAGTGA
- a CDS encoding FAD-dependent oxidoreductase, translating into MPTHPRGHRIVVVGAGYTGMFAAVRTAHRTRRLGARITLVNPSPRFTERLRMHQVAAGQRLADHRIADLLAGTGVEFVEGRAVAIDPRARRVTVERTARGGSGDGPAARRGVTDVPYDTLVYALGSVTDVTRVPGADTHAVTLDDPRAAHAFGVRLAALAAAGGRVTVSGGGLTGVEAAAELAESHPGLEVTLLSRGVPGAMMGDRARAHLDRALARLGVTVRAGADVTKVLPGAVELAGGEQVPSDLTLWTAGVRVSGLAARAGIETDARGLVVVDDRLRSVSHPEVYAIGDAAAVRQAWGQVHGTCQSGLPTAQHVADALARTLRGRAVKRFRFGYFHQPVSLGRRDAVIQFTYADDAPRRVYLRGRWAVRYKEAVSSSPVMMYRLGRRMNVRAVLSRGGRATRRAARRGSYDGTLRVAGGR; encoded by the coding sequence ATGCCCACTCACCCCCGCGGCCACCGCATCGTCGTCGTCGGCGCCGGTTACACCGGCATGTTCGCCGCCGTACGCACCGCCCACCGCACCCGCCGCCTCGGCGCCCGGATCACGCTCGTGAACCCCTCGCCGCGGTTCACCGAGCGGCTGCGCATGCATCAGGTCGCCGCCGGGCAGCGGCTCGCCGACCACCGCATCGCGGACCTGCTCGCCGGCACCGGCGTCGAGTTCGTGGAGGGCCGTGCCGTGGCGATCGACCCCCGGGCGCGGCGGGTGACGGTCGAACGGACCGCCCGGGGCGGTTCCGGCGACGGACCGGCCGCGCGGCGCGGGGTCACCGACGTTCCGTACGACACCCTCGTCTACGCCCTCGGCAGCGTCACCGACGTCACCCGCGTCCCGGGCGCCGACACGCACGCCGTGACGCTCGACGACCCGCGCGCCGCCCACGCGTTCGGCGTCCGCCTCGCCGCCCTGGCCGCGGCCGGCGGCCGGGTCACCGTCAGCGGCGGCGGCCTCACCGGCGTCGAGGCCGCGGCCGAACTCGCCGAAAGCCACCCGGGTCTTGAGGTCACGCTCCTCAGCCGCGGCGTACCCGGCGCGATGATGGGCGACCGGGCGCGCGCGCATCTGGACCGCGCGCTGGCTCGTCTGGGCGTGACGGTACGCGCCGGGGCCGACGTCACGAAGGTGCTGCCCGGCGCCGTCGAACTGGCCGGTGGCGAGCAGGTGCCGTCCGATCTGACCCTGTGGACCGCGGGCGTACGGGTGTCCGGGCTCGCGGCCCGCGCCGGGATCGAGACGGACGCGCGCGGGCTGGTCGTGGTGGACGACCGGCTGCGGTCGGTGTCGCACCCGGAGGTGTACGCGATCGGGGACGCGGCGGCCGTGCGCCAGGCGTGGGGGCAGGTGCACGGCACCTGCCAGAGCGGGTTGCCCACGGCGCAGCACGTCGCGGACGCCCTCGCGCGGACGCTGCGGGGGCGGGCGGTGAAGCGGTTCCGGTTCGGGTACTTCCACCAGCCGGTGAGCCTGGGGCGGCGGGACGCGGTGATCCAGTTCACGTACGCGGACGACGCGCCGCGGCGGGTGTACCTGCGGGGGCGGTGGGCGGTGCGTTACAAGGAGGCGGTCAGCTCAAGCCCGGTGATGATGTACCGGCTGGGCAGGCGGATGAACGTCCGCGCGGTGCTGTCCCGGGGCGGACGGGCGACGCGGCGTGCGGCGCGGCGCGGCTCGTACGACGGCACCCTGCGGGTGGCGGGGGGACGGTGA